Genomic window (Armatimonadota bacterium):
ACCGGAACGGACTGCCTTCCTTGTGCTGGACCAGGACGAACCTCCGGAACCCCGTCAGGCCGACGAGGCCCTCGGGGAACACGATCGTGTCTTCGGTTTCGACGGCGATCTCTCCGAATCGCGCGGTGTGGATCAAGGTCTGCGTCGTCATGTGAGGAAGTCCATGAGGCTCAAGGCGTTACCTCGCGCCGTCACCTGAAGGGCGGCGGTGTAAGCGGTTTCGGCCGCTTGCATCTTCGTCACCGCTTCGGTCAAATCGATGTCTTGGACGTCGGAGATCTGTGTCGACAGTTCGTCGATACGTCGTGCGTTCTGGGCGGCCAGCGTCGTCACGGTCTGAAGTTTCGAACCGACGTCGCCTCGGACCGATCCGATCGCCCTGAGTTGGCCCTGGACGGCGGCGATGTCCGCGTTTCCGATCTGGGAGAGGTTTCCGGACGACAGGTCGTTCTTGAGCGTCTCCAAAGTCGCGTAGAGGCCCGTGAGCATCGTCCCCGCCCCTTGCAGGTTCACGCGCATGGTCTCGTTCGGTCGGACTTCGACGTTGATCGGATTGTCGTCTCCCGAAAAGGTCAAGGTCGGCGGCGTCTCTGCGAACGGTTTGGCGTCGGACTTTTGCCCGCCGAAGACGAACTGGCCGTTCCCGCCTTGGGTGTTGGCCAGATACGCCACGCGGCGCTGGACCTCGGCGATCTGCTTCGCCATGCTGTCCCTTGCGGCCTGGTCGTAAGTGCTGTTCGCACCGTTGACGGCGATCGTATAAGCGTTGTTGACGAGACTGTTGAGTTCAGAGAACACCTGTTCGGTGTTCCCGAGGTAGTCCTTGGCGCTGCGCAGGTTCTTGTCGAGTTGTGCGGTCCGCGACCGTATCGACGAGGCGCTGACGACGAAGTGGGCGTCACCCGTGTTCTCGCTCGCGATCTCGAACTTCTTCCCCGTCAAGACCTGTTTCTGAGCCGACACGTACCGCTCGTGAGCGGAGTGGATGTGCGTCGTGTACAGGTCGAACTGGTACTGCGTGCTGACTCTCATCCTATCGGCCTCACCTGTTCACCATGTTGATCACGTCTTGCGTGACCTGGTCGAAGATCGTCAACGTTTTGGCCGCGGCCTGATAGCTCCGTTGGAACTTGACCATGTCCGCCATTTCGTCGTCGATCGATACGCCGCTGACGGCTTGGATCTGGGCTTGCACCTGGTCGTTGACGACGACCTCCGTGTCCTGCGCCTGGATGTAATAGGCGCGGACGCTGGCAAGGGTGTCGACCGTCTGCTGGAAATAGCCCGAGAACGACTTCGTCCCTAGTGCGGCGAACCCAGAGTCCCGGATGCCGGACAAGGTCTGCGCCAGACCCCCGTCGCCTGCGTTCCCGCTGACGCCGGACATGACGTTGTTCACGTCGGCCTTCACAGGGTCGTCCAGGTCGAAATCGATGGCACCGGTCTGAGGAGGGACGGCGACGTCGTTGAAGAACTTCACGTTGGTCGTTCCGGCCGCGTTGGTTCCGGTCGTGTGGACGGCGTTGATCTCGGTCCGCAACGTATTGGCGAGCGTATCGAGACGGGATTTCTGGTTCAAGGCTTCGGAGGCTTGGACGAAGAGTCCCGCAAGTTGCCCGTTCCGGACGGGGTTGGTCGTCGTTCCGTCCGTGACAGTGCCCGTCGCGACGTCATAGGTCGACGGATAAGGCATCGTTCCTGCCGCGTCGACGACCGTGAACCCGGAGGCATAGACCGCCAAAGTCCCGTCAGTGAAGCGTTCTGTCTGCACGTCGACGAGCCCGCTCAGGTCGCGGACGGCCTGGTCCCGTTGGTCAAGGAGGTCGCTCGGCTCGTTCCCGCCCACCGTCGCCTGCTTGATGGCCTTGTTGAGCCTGTCGATCTGTCCCGCAAGGTCGTTGATCTGGCCGATCACGGTCTGGATCCGGCCCGTCGCGTCGGTCTGGACCCGGTCGAACTGTCCCCACGAGCCACGGATCCGGTCGGCCAGCGTCTGGCCCGCGTTCCGGACTTCGAACTTCGCTCCTGCGTCGCCAGGGTTCGCGGCGAGACCGGACCAGGAGTCGAAGAACTTGTCCAGCGCGGCCGAAATCCCGGAGTCGCTCGGTTCCCCGTATACCTGTTCGATCACCCCGAGCCCCGAGGCGGACATCCCGAACTTTCCAAGATTGCCCGCGCTCTGGTTCGCGCTCCGCTCTAAGAACAGGTCCCGCGCACGGCTCACCGCCGCGACGTGGGCGCCCTGCCCCATCGACCGCCAGCCGGACTCATAGTAGAGCTTCGGCTGGTTCGTCGCGAATTCGACGCGCTGACGCGAATAGCCCCTCGTGTCGACGTTCGACACGTTATGGCCCGACGTCTGTAGCGCTTGTTGGAAGTTCCTCAGCGCGTACGACATCATATTGATGCCGCTGAACGGGTTGGCCATACCGGTAATTGTCGGGTCAAGCGACCTGGTTCATCACCACGCTCGGAGCCACCACGGCCTGTTGATAGGGCCCTTGTTGCTCGGTGGCCGTGCGTGCGACCAGTGCCATCGTCCCGTTGACGTACTCCAGTTCGTTTTCGATCAGGGCGCGGTTCTTCGCGATCACCGTCTGGACGTTGCGTCCGACGACGATCACGCGGTTCGCAACCGACTGGATCTGCTGTGCTTCGGCTTTCTCAAGCGCCTGCGCGATGCTTCGAAGGCTAGGTTCCGTACCCAGCTCTTCGGCCAGCTCTTTCACGCAAGCCACGGCCTTCAAGTCGGTCTCCTCCATCTTGGTCATGAGGCTGTCCAGTTCGGGCTGGATCTTCTCGACCCGCTCCGGTTGGCGCAAGGTCAGGGCGGCCGTCTGCTCGTGCAGGCTCCGCAGCAGCCTCTCGGCCGTGCTCAGCCAGTCCCACCACAGTTGTTCGAGTTGCTTGGTCTTCTTTGCCATTTAGCGTTTGGTCTCCGATCGAGCCTGCGAGGCGGCCGCGACGGCCGACTTCACGAGGTTCTGTGCGTTGTCGAGGAAAACGATCTGTGCGATGCCGATCGAGGAGCGGCCTTTGGACGTCTGGTCGGCCACGGCCTGGTCCATCGTGTCGGTCGCGAACTGCGACATGCCGTTCTTCGGCTTGCCGTCGTAACTGATGCGGCGCATCTGTGCCAGCAACTGCCGGACGAAGATCGCTTCGATCCCCTCCGACGCCTTTTCAAGCTTAGCGAGCTCTCGCTTCGTCCCTTCCGGCAGGGTTTCAAGGTCGAAGCCGCCTCTCTCGTCGAGATAGGGACCGGCCTGTTTCGCGACGGTCCGCCTCCGCTCGGAACCGGCTTCGCCGACCCAACCGTTCAGCCGCTGTTCGAGGAGCCTTCGGAACTCGGGGCGCAACGAGGCCTCCTTCGATCCGGACTCCGTATTGACCGGGGCGGCCAGTCCCGTGCCCACGGACGAAGAGCCGGGTAGGACCGCCGACGACCCCTGAGGCACGGTACCGGGCAGTGGAGGCATCCGCACCGCTACTGCACCTTGATCCTTGCCTTGAGGGCGCCCTGAGCCTGGAGGGCCTGAAGGATGGCGATCATGTCGCGTGCGCTCACTTTGAGCGTCTGCAGGATCTTCGCGAGGTCGTCCAACGTCGCGTTCGGGGCGACGATCGCGACCTGTGCGGGCGGGTCTTCGGCCTGGACGGTCGGTACGGCGACGACGACCGTCTCCCCGTTGCCGAACGGTTGCGGCTGGCTCACGACGACGTCGGTCGAAATCGTCACTTGGAGAGATCCATGGGCGATCACTGCGGGGCCGAGCTTGACGTTTCCGCCGACGACGATCGTGCCTGTCCGCTCGTTGACGACCACGCTGGCGGGCGTATTGGCCATGACTTGCACGGCCTCCACCTTTTGGGCGGCCAAAGTGGGAGCGGTCCCTGTCGGGAACGCGATCTTGATCGTCGCTCCGTCCATCGCTTCGGCGCCCCAACCCGGGTTGGCCGACTTCAGGGCTTCAGCGGCACGCTGGGCTGTCGTGAAATCAGGTTCGTCCAAGTCGAAGAAGAGGACGTTGCCGTCGAAGACGAACTGTGTCGGGACCGACTTCTCGACGATCCCGCCCCCCGAGACGATGCCGACGTTGGTGTGGTTCTTGCGGACGGCGCTACCGCCCGCGCTGGCGTTGAAACCGCCGATGCTTACGGAACCAAAAGCCGTGCAGACCGGGGTCTGAGGATCGGCCATGCTGGTCAGAACGGTCGGAAGGAGCACACCGCCTTCCAGGCTTTTGGCGTCGCCCGACGAGCTGACGGTGACATCGAGCTTCGTCCCCGGAGCGACGAACGGCGGTAGTTCGGCCGTGATCATGACGGCGGCGATGTTCTTCGAACGCACCTGCTTCTCGTCGACCATCGAACCCCAGCGGGCCATCATGTTCGAGATCAAGGTCTTGGTCCACGGTGTCGACTGCGTATCGCCCGTGCCTCCAAGTCCGACGATGAGCCCGACGCCCTGCAAGATGTTCGACCTGGCGCCACGGAACCGGCCGATGTCGCCGAGCCGCACGGAGACGCCTTGCGTCTCGCCGTTGTGGACGGCCTCGGACTCTCTCGTCCGCTTCTCGTCGAGGAGTTTCTGGATTTCGGCCAATTGCTCCTTGGTCAATTGGGGAGGAGCCTGCGTCTGGCCGTTTCCGGGCTTGGCCCCTTGTTGGGCACAAGCTGCGAGGGACAGCGCGAGCGTGGCGGCGGTCAGAAGAGTACGGGCGAACACGTTCATAGTCTCCTTAGAACAGCCAGTCCAAGACGGTCGTGATCAAGCCCTTCTTCTGCTTGTCCTGGATCTGGCCCTTTCCGGCCAAAGACAGCTTCAGTTCGGCGACTTGAGAACTCAAAACGGTGTTGTCCGACTTGATGTCGAAGGGACGGACGACGCCGGAGAACACGATGGTCTCGGTGTCCCGGTTCGTCGTCAGGCTCCGGTGGCCCTCCACCATAAGGTTGCCGTTCGGAAGCACCTGCGTCACGACGACGCTCAGTTTCGAGTCCACCTTGTTCGTGTGCGTCGTCTTGCCGTCGCCTTTCGACGAGCGGCTCGAGCTGGCCGTGAACCCTCGGAAGAGCCTCTCTACGATGTCGAACACGAACCCCGGGGAGAAACTTCCGGTCTCGTTCTTCGACGTTTCGGTGTTGGCGGAATAGGTCGCGACCGTGTTCTCCGAGACGATGACGGTCAGGAGGTCGCCCGTCCGGCGCGCGACCCTGTCGGTCAAGGGGTTCACGTACGACCCGTTGAACAGGCTTCCCGGATTCTCCTTCTCCGGCGTTTGTTGGGCGTAGCCGACCACGACGGTCAGCACGGCGAGTGCAAGTAGGACGTTTTTCAAGATCGGACCTCCACAGATCCGTCCGGACGGGCGGTACCCGTGAGGACGGCTCCGGTATCGGGAATCTGGACGGTCACGGCGCCTCCGGCGAGGTCGACTTTCGTGACCTTGCCCTTGGTCTCGACGGTCAGCCGACCGTGCGTGACATGGACGGGAACGATCGACCCGACCTTCAGCCTGGTGGCGGGTGCGTTCGACTTCAACTTGACCGTTCTGCAGTTGAACCGGCGACCGTCGACATAGACGCCGACCGTGACCATGGTCTCGGCCGTTCCCGCTCCGACGGATTCGCAGACGAGCTCGAGATCACCCATGGGCACCGTCATGACGGGGCCAGGCGCCCCGCTTTCCATGCCCGCGAGGCCTTTCAGCTCGGAGCCCCGGACGGCAGCTTCGACGAACTGCTCGTGCGTGACCTGTTGGCCCTTTCTCACGACCCGGGCCTTTTCCGGACCGCCAAGGTCGACGGTCGTCGGATCGATCCCGAAAGATTTGACACGGCTCAAGATCCGGTTGCGGTCGACGATCCGTTCGACGCCGATCGGAGGGGTTTCCCCGATCTCGGACGAGCCGAGCCTTCCGGCCAGGGCCGGATCGGCATGGATTTCGGCGATCTCGCCCAACGTGAACGTCTTGGCCTCGACCTCGGACTTGTCGCGGAGAAGGATGAGGATCCGTCCGTCCGCGTTCTTGACCGGCTTGTTCGGGCTGGTCGTCCTCGCGGCCCCCGCCATAATGTCCGGCTTGACGGTCGGGACCGGCCCGGGCGAAGCGATAGGAGCGACCTTGGGGCCGTTCCCGCTCCGGACGACGCCTGTGTCCCCTTCGCCGGGATCGGCCAATGTCGGGCGGACCGCAGAGCTGAACAGTCCGTCCTCGGCCGTCGGCACAGCTGAAAAGACCGCCAGGACGAGCCTTCCGACGGTCCGTCCATCCGTAGTCACCGTTCCGTCGAGCGCGACGTCGATCCGTCGGACCCCGGCCGCGATCTCGAGGGCCGGGACGGTTTTGGCGCCGCCCTTCTCTCCCAGGCGCCCTTCGACGACGGTGAGGTCCGCTGCTTTGGCGTAGAGCGTCCGTCCGTCCCGCGTGAACCGCAGATAGCCTGGACCGTCGACCCGCACGGACACGGTCGGTGCCGACCATGCCACGACAGAGGCTAGGACGAGTGTCAGAAGGGCGAGAAACCGCATTATCGTTTGAGTCCGTTCAAAGTGCCGAGCATGTCGTCGGCGGTCTGGATCGCCTTGGAGTTGATCTCATAAGCGCGCTGGGCCGTGATCATGCGGACCATCTCTTCGACGACTTGCACGTTCGAGCCTTCGAGGAAGCGCTGTTGGAGCGTGCCCGCGCCCTGTTCGCCAGGGTTGGTCTCGATCGGGTCGCCCGATCCGCCGCCGGCTTTGAAGAGGTTCTGCCCCATCCTGGTCAAGCCGGCCGGGTTCGGGAAGATCGCCATACTGATCGAGCCGATCGGCGTCGGATCGTTGGTGCCCGGCAGGATCGCCGCGATCGTCCCGTTGGGCGAGATCGTGACGGCGGTCGATCCGGACGGGATCGTCGTCTGCGGCTTCACCGCGTAACCGTCGCTCGTCACGAGGAGACCGTTGGCGTCCGTCTTGAAGGCGCCGTCTCGGGTGTACGCCGTCGATCCGTCCGGCAATTCGACTTCGAAGAACCCGTCGCCGTTGATCGCGACGTCGTAGGGGTTCCCGGTCGCTTGGATCGTGCCGTAGGTGAAGTTCGTGGTGCTCGCCGCGAAGCGCGAACCGAGGCCGATCTGGGCGGCGGCCGGAAGGGTGGCCTCACCCCCGTTCGCCGCGCCCGAAGCCCGGTACGTCTGGTACATCAGGTCTTGGAACTCCGCCCTTTGGACTTTAAAAGCGTTCGAATTGACGTTCGCCAAGTTGTTGGCGATGACGTCGAGGTTCATCTGTTGGGCGACCATTCCGGTGCCCGCGGTGGTTAAGGCTCGCATCATGTGGCGTTCGTTCGCGTTTCAAGCGTCTTCGCCGTCCTAGCCGATCCACGGGTCGTGTTCGACGTCCCGTGCGCCCCTCTCCGACGTCCTGTCAGAGTCCGGTCAGCGTCTTATCGGCCTTGAAGGCTGGAGACGAGTCGTTGGGTGCTCTCGTCCTGGCTCTGCACGCTGCGCTGGGCCAGTTCGAAGGCACGGTTGAGTCGGATCATCGCGACCATTTCTTCGATCGCGTTGACGTTGGACGATTCGAGGGCGCCGACGGCGATGTCGGGGCTGTCGACGGCTTGGGCGTCGGTACTGGAGAAGAGGTTTCCTCCGACTTTGCGGAACGCGCCGCCGAACACGGCGATCTGTCCCACAGGCTTACCGCCGACACTGACGGTGCCGTCAGAGTCGACGTCGATGGTGCCGCTGGGAAGCGAAATCGGTCGGGACTGACGGTCAAGGACGGGGTGCCCATCTTTGTCGACGATCTCGCGGTCGCCGTTCAGATGGAAGGCGCCGTCCCGCGTATAGCGGACGCCTTGGGGCGTCTGGACGGCGAAGGCGCCGCCTTCGGTCTTGACGGCCAGGTCGAGGGGGTTGCCCGTCGCCGTGACGGCCCCGTTGCTGAAGTCGACGTATTGGCCTTTGATGACGGTGCCGCTCCCCAGGCTACCGAGCACCTGACCCTGACCGGCGTTGGCGGCCAATGTCCTGAGGAGTCCGTCGTTGAACGAGAGGCCGTCTTTTTTGAAGCCCGTGGTACTGGCGTTGGCGAGGTTGTTGGTGACGACGTCCAGCCATTGCTGGGCCGTCCCCATCGCCGTCGCGGCCGAGTACACACCTCTGTTCATCCCCCTCTGTTATCGGTGGAATTGCCGGGCCCTTCAGGGGCAGAACTTGGCAATCGACTTGAGGTTTTCAGGGTCTTGAGGTTACTTTTGCCGTCACTTCGGCATTCCGAGCCGCCAGACCCGGAGGACCTTGTCCAATCCGCCCGTCGCCATTTCCGTCCCCGACGGACTGAAGGCCAGACATGACAAAGGTTGCAGCGAAGCCTCGATCCGTCCGTGACCGATGCCGTGGACGACGTTCCAAAGACCGAACGACCCGTCGCGTGACGTGCTGGCGAGAAGCCAGGACCGGGGATGGAAGGCCATGGCCTCGATCGGTCGCTGATGGCCGAAGAACGTTTTGCGGAGCTTCTTGGAGGCGACGTCGAAAACGCGGATCGAGAGGTCGACGGCGGCCACGGCCAGCCAACGGCCGTCCGGGCTCACGGCCATCGACGTCACCGCCGAACGCACTTGTTGTACGACTCCGCGTTCGTTGCCCGTCCGTGCGTCCCAGAGCCGGACGGTGGCGTCGGCGGAGCCCGTCGCCAGCAAGCGCGAGTCGGCCGACCAAGCGAGCGCGGTCACGGACTCGCTGTGCCCTTGACAGATGTAGCGTTGCTGCCCCGTCTTGGCGTCCAAGACCCTCGCCGACTTTTCGACCGAGCCGACCGCCAGGAGCCCACCGTCGGGCGAAACGGATACGCCGACCGCCCAGTCCTTGGGCGCCTGACGCCAGACGGACGTCTGGCCTCCGTTCACCCGCCAGCACGTCAACTGCTGTTCCGTACACCCGGCGACGACCATTTCAGTGTCGTTCAGCGCGACCATCGTACTGGCAACGCCGCCCTCCAGTTTCAATCTGCGCTCGGACTTCTCGAGCCCGGGCTCCCACCAGTAGAGGTCGTTGTCGAACGAACACGACACGAGCCTCCGGGTGTCGGACGTGTAGGCGAGGGCGTAGAACGGTGTCCGAGGAGCACGGAGGCGGTGGACGAGGGTCGCCCGGACCGCATCGGGCCTTTCGGCCGCTTCGCGCTCGTCGTTGATCGGCTCCCCATAGACCTGCTCGCCGATCGAAAGGTCGTACTCCATCCGCCGGACGGGGTCGCTGAGGACCTCGAACGCGGCGTTGATCTTGGCCATCTGTTCGTGGGCCTTGGGATCGGGGTTCAGGTCGGGATGGTACGTCCGGGCCAACTTGCGATAGGCGTGGCGGACTTCCGTGCCTTGCGCCTTCGTCGGCACTCCCAGAATTTCGTACAGCGTAGGCAAGAGT
Coding sequences:
- the flgK gene encoding flagellar hook-associated protein FlgK — translated: MANPFSGINMMSYALRNFQQALQTSGHNVSNVDTRGYSRQRVEFATNQPKLYYESGWRSMGQGAHVAAVSRARDLFLERSANQSAGNLGKFGMSASGLGVIEQVYGEPSDSGISAALDKFFDSWSGLAANPGDAGAKFEVRNAGQTLADRIRGSWGQFDRVQTDATGRIQTVIGQINDLAGQIDRLNKAIKQATVGGNEPSDLLDQRDQAVRDLSGLVDVQTERFTDGTLAVYASGFTVVDAAGTMPYPSTYDVATGTVTDGTTTNPVRNGQLAGLFVQASEALNQKSRLDTLANTLRTEINAVHTTGTNAAGTTNVKFFNDVAVPPQTGAIDFDLDDPVKADVNNVMSGVSGNAGDGGLAQTLSGIRDSGFAALGTKSFSGYFQQTVDTLASVRAYYIQAQDTEVVVNDQVQAQIQAVSGVSIDDEMADMVKFQRSYQAAAKTLTIFDQVTQDVINMVNR
- the flgN gene encoding flagellar export chaperone FlgN; protein product: MAKKTKQLEQLWWDWLSTAERLLRSLHEQTAALTLRQPERVEKIQPELDSLMTKMEETDLKAVACVKELAEELGTEPSLRSIAQALEKAEAQQIQSVANRVIVVGRNVQTVIAKNRALIENELEYVNGTMALVARTATEQQGPYQQAVVAPSVVMNQVA
- the flgI gene encoding flagellar basal body P-ring protein FlgI; translation: MFARTLLTAATLALSLAACAQQGAKPGNGQTQAPPQLTKEQLAEIQKLLDEKRTRESEAVHNGETQGVSVRLGDIGRFRGARSNILQGVGLIVGLGGTGDTQSTPWTKTLISNMMARWGSMVDEKQVRSKNIAAVMITAELPPFVAPGTKLDVTVSSSGDAKSLEGGVLLPTVLTSMADPQTPVCTAFGSVSIGGFNASAGGSAVRKNHTNVGIVSGGGIVEKSVPTQFVFDGNVLFFDLDEPDFTTAQRAAEALKSANPGWGAEAMDGATIKIAFPTGTAPTLAAQKVEAVQVMANTPASVVVNERTGTIVVGGNVKLGPAVIAHGSLQVTISTDVVVSQPQPFGNGETVVVAVPTVQAEDPPAQVAIVAPNATLDDLAKILQTLKVSARDMIAILQALQAQGALKARIKVQ
- a CDS encoding flagellar basal body L-ring protein FlgH gives rise to the protein MKNVLLALAVLTVVVGYAQQTPEKENPGSLFNGSYVNPLTDRVARRTGDLLTVIVSENTVATYSANTETSKNETGSFSPGFVFDIVERLFRGFTASSSRSSKGDGKTTHTNKVDSKLSVVVTQVLPNGNLMVEGHRSLTTNRDTETIVFSGVVRPFDIKSDNTVLSSQVAELKLSLAGKGQIQDKQKKGLITTVLDWLF
- the flgG gene encoding flagellar basal-body rod protein FlgG — encoded protein: MMRALTTAGTGMVAQQMNLDVIANNLANVNSNAFKVQRAEFQDLMYQTYRASGAANGGEATLPAAAQIGLGSRFAASTTNFTYGTIQATGNPYDVAINGDGFFEVELPDGSTAYTRDGAFKTDANGLLVTSDGYAVKPQTTIPSGSTAVTISPNGTIAAILPGTNDPTPIGSISMAIFPNPAGLTRMGQNLFKAGGGSGDPIETNPGEQGAGTLQQRFLEGSNVQVVEEMVRMITAQRAYEINSKAIQTADDMLGTLNGLKR
- a CDS encoding flagellar hook-basal body protein — protein: MNRGVYSAATAMGTAQQWLDVVTNNLANASTTGFKKDGLSFNDGLLRTLAANAGQGQVLGSLGSGTVIKGQYVDFSNGAVTATGNPLDLAVKTEGGAFAVQTPQGVRYTRDGAFHLNGDREIVDKDGHPVLDRQSRPISLPSGTIDVDSDGTVSVGGKPVGQIAVFGGAFRKVGGNLFSSTDAQAVDSPDIAVGALESSNVNAIEEMVAMIRLNRAFELAQRSVQSQDESTQRLVSSLQGR
- a CDS encoding DnaJ domain-containing protein; this translates as MPTKAQGTEVRHAYRKLARTYHPDLNPDPKAHEQMAKINAAFEVLSDPVRRMEYDLSIGEQVYGEPINDEREAAERPDAVRATLVHRLRAPRTPFYALAYTSDTRRLVSCSFDNDLYWWEPGLEKSERRLKLEGGVASTMVALNDTEMVVAGCTEQQLTCWRVNGGQTSVWRQAPKDWAVGVSVSPDGGLLAVGSVEKSARVLDAKTGQQRYICQGHSESVTALAWSADSRLLATGSADATVRLWDARTGNERGVVQQVRSAVTSMAVSPDGRWLAVAAVDLSIRVFDVASKKLRKTFFGHQRPIEAMAFHPRSWLLASTSRDGSFGLWNVVHGIGHGRIEASLQPLSCLAFSPSGTEMATGGLDKVLRVWRLGMPK